From a region of the Halolamina sp. CBA1230 genome:
- a CDS encoding SHOCT domain-containing protein, whose protein sequence is MVPLKSWPGIALVLVVTLGLSALTAVLSLGALPAVVTIVGWFIVAPVLAILTYYEDEEGDADPERDDPVATLRERYARGELTEAEFERRLDQLLETEGTGRSAGVDGARERGERERVRER, encoded by the coding sequence ATGGTCCCGCTCAAGTCCTGGCCGGGCATCGCGCTCGTCCTCGTGGTCACGCTCGGGCTCTCCGCGCTCACCGCAGTGCTCTCGCTCGGCGCCCTCCCCGCGGTCGTCACCATCGTCGGCTGGTTCATCGTCGCGCCGGTGCTGGCGATCCTCACGTACTACGAGGACGAGGAGGGTGACGCTGATCCGGAGCGCGACGACCCAGTAGCGACGCTTCGGGAGCGATACGCCCGTGGCGAGCTCACCGAGGCGGAGTTCGAACGGCGACTGGATCAGCTCTTGGAGACGGAGGGGACAGGTCGATCCGCGGGCGTCGACGGGGCGCGAGAACGCGGCGAACGCGAGCGCGTCAGGGAGCGGTAG